Proteins from a single region of Bartonella sp. M0283:
- a CDS encoding histidine phosphatase family protein translates to MSKRPLIYFSRHGQTDWNITKRIQGQIDRDITEYGRQQAARNGRLLKELLGDAKGFDFVASPLRRTRETMEIIRGEMGLDIRGYRTDPQLMEMHFGDWQGTTEDDIAKVHPELIAARVADKWNFLPPGEKAESYAMLAKRVKDWVEKVEGNTVCVTHGGCLRSIMHIYGGLSEPEAANFMVDQDRILRFDENGLEWL, encoded by the coding sequence GTCACGGTCAGACGGATTGGAATATTACCAAACGCATACAAGGCCAGATAGATCGCGATATTACCGAATATGGGCGCCAGCAGGCTGCCCGTAATGGCCGTTTATTAAAAGAATTATTGGGCGATGCCAAAGGCTTTGATTTTGTTGCAAGCCCTTTGCGTAGAACACGCGAAACGATGGAAATCATTCGTGGTGAAATGGGGCTCGATATTCGCGGCTATCGCACCGATCCACAGTTAATGGAGATGCATTTCGGTGACTGGCAGGGGACAACCGAGGATGATATTGCCAAAGTCCACCCTGAACTCATTGCAGCCCGTGTTGCAGACAAGTGGAATTTTTTGCCCCCCGGTGAAAAGGCAGAAAGCTATGCCATGCTTGCCAAGCGTGTAAAAGACTGGGTCGAAAAGGTTGAAGGCAATACGGTTTGTGTCACCCATGGCGGGTGCTTGCGGTCAATCATGCATATTTACGGCGGGTTGAGCGAACCGGAAGCCGCCAATTTTATGGTCGATCAGGACCGCATTTTACGTTTTGATGAAAACGGGCTGGAATGGCTTTAA